A single genomic interval of Candidatus Bipolaricaulis anaerobius harbors:
- a CDS encoding HypC/HybG/HupF family hydrogenase formation chaperone, which translates to MCLAIPTKVLTLDGNVATVDVQGVQARVRLDALGEEVRIGDYLLVHAGFAIRRLDPQDAAETLALFDELFALDPQGASPPTGVAPDPAGPRHDSRPA; encoded by the coding sequence ATGTGTCTCGCCATCCCGACGAAGGTGCTCACGCTGGACGGGAACGTGGCCACGGTGGACGTGCAGGGCGTTCAGGCCCGGGTGCGGCTCGATGCCCTCGGGGAGGAGGTTCGGATCGGGGACTACCTCCTCGTCCACGCCGGGTTCGCCATCCGCCGCCTCGATCCCCAGGATGCCGCGGAAACGTTGGCCCTGTTCGATGAGCTGTTCGCCCTCGATCCGCAGGGTGCCTCTCCTCCGACAGGGGTGGCCCCGGATCCCGCTGGACCACGGCATGACTCGCGTCCCGCCTGA
- a CDS encoding TetR/AcrR family transcriptional regulator: protein MAAPGEKTVSRLPRTDRGRATRERLLHGAEEVFRERGYKAASVSAICRRAGLAQGTFYLYFVSKEEVYVNLVEALQNDLVATLRSSTAPNPDPRAQLIGAYDALLDFISENAGLFQVFREAEFVRPEIPKRFYAAVCAELISVLEAGIAAGAFRDLDPEVVAYAVLGAVFFLAVRYVMWEGRAIPPEARRVGADLIRQGIAGDRSPIKYGGEPASGSVQDSAAAPSPQGLEGGEATRHALLIAAERAFGQAGFHQTTISTITYLAGVGQGTFYIHFPSKVAIFSELVREISREFRYRQSLAVAHHVDRRAVEAEGFRSFLRWVRDHPGAYRIVREAEFVDENVGKWYYTRLAQGYARGLSAGMNRGEIRRCDPEVLAYTLLGIGHFAGQRWELWGGEKPAEKALPDLISLILYGALKEPHATKVPCDY, encoded by the coding sequence ATGGCTGCACCAGGAGAGAAGACAGTCAGCCGTCTGCCGCGCACGGACCGCGGCCGGGCGACGCGGGAGCGCCTCCTCCACGGCGCGGAGGAGGTGTTCCGCGAGCGGGGGTACAAGGCGGCCTCCGTGTCCGCAATTTGCCGGCGGGCGGGGCTCGCCCAGGGCACCTTCTACCTCTACTTCGTGAGCAAGGAAGAGGTCTACGTCAACCTGGTGGAGGCTCTTCAGAATGACCTCGTCGCGACGCTGCGGAGCAGCACTGCTCCGAACCCCGACCCGCGCGCACAGCTCATTGGTGCGTACGACGCCCTACTGGATTTTATCTCCGAGAATGCAGGCCTCTTTCAAGTGTTCCGCGAGGCGGAGTTCGTCCGCCCGGAGATCCCGAAGCGGTTCTATGCCGCAGTGTGTGCCGAACTGATCTCTGTCCTGGAGGCCGGCATCGCGGCCGGGGCGTTTCGCGACTTGGACCCGGAGGTGGTCGCGTACGCGGTCCTGGGGGCGGTGTTCTTCCTCGCAGTGCGGTACGTGATGTGGGAGGGGAGGGCCATTCCCCCGGAGGCGCGGCGCGTCGGGGCGGATCTCATCCGACAGGGGATCGCAGGCGATCGCAGCCCGATCAAGTACGGAGGGGAACCCGCGTCGGGGTCTGTTCAAGACAGCGCAGCGGCGCCATCTCCGCAGGGGCTGGAAGGAGGGGAAGCCACCCGACACGCGCTCCTCATCGCTGCCGAACGGGCGTTTGGCCAAGCAGGGTTCCACCAGACCACGATCTCGACCATCACCTATCTGGCCGGGGTTGGCCAAGGCACGTTCTACATCCACTTTCCGAGCAAGGTCGCCATCTTCAGCGAGCTGGTGCGGGAGATCAGCCGAGAGTTCCGGTACCGACAGAGTCTCGCGGTGGCCCACCACGTGGATCGACGAGCGGTTGAAGCTGAGGGATTCCGTTCGTTCCTGCGCTGGGTGCGTGATCACCCGGGGGCATACCGCATCGTCCGGGAGGCGGAGTTCGTGGACGAAAACGTTGGCAAATGGTACTACACGCGCCTTGCGCAAGGGTACGCGCGGGGACTGTCCGCTGGCATGAACCGCGGAGAGATCCGCCGCTGTGACCCAGAGGTCCTGGCGTACACTCTCCTCGGCATCGGGCACTTCGCAGGCCAGCGGTGGGAACTGTGGGGAGGGGAGAAACCAGCCGAGAAGGCTCTCCCCGACTTGATCAGTCTGATCCTGTACGGGGCCCTGAAGGAACCTCACGCTACCAAAGTCCCCTGCGACTACTAG
- a CDS encoding SdrD B-like domain-containing protein has protein sequence MGTWRVCLRIGLGLGLGAFLVGMGLAAGAGIALELVSPPRTVAPGEVAIHVFSVSNPTSSTVVVELSADAPLGWGTLDLPPIVSLGPGDEEALFVTVVVPRTAVAGAHIVRLKAAWDSGEAVAEATVHVLAMAAVGLIPPPAGEGEPGATVAYTLTVLNRGNGLDRFLVAASSAHGWPVRIEPQELALRPGEKGTIELLLSLPSSAEPGRDLLTVTVRSTEGAEARAAWFTTILPPGPEAIVGTVFSALEMRLGGRLGYDPLSGRRLSLLTLSGGGEVLGGELGLHLQLTGPWGPDPYSLARFSLRYLQDWAWVEAGEVGLDLSSLLLSLGGSGMCAGVASERGEAALLTGWQGDEGRFGIRGAWRGGWGELGVAARETRGTDSLHAGSLWITGHLGEGLTLRGEGGIAVSGPHREAGVLVGLTAGTGATLSFQADAYAVGPRLPSPRADRAGISFAGQLAADAVALRFMTRWERDNVLGVALVPTVVRSDLTTAVDWSPSGSRLALFATTTVRRSQGFGPGPALDRRNRILDLALAVTDPSFAFRLSGRWRWEEDLAAISWQRTDEYAQRFTLALGQTKATLSLTEVASIGDGGATPVVSQASVDVLTPAGLALGFRHASDGGRVGIEIPVALSPASSITPRLEVRWDPAGEASSLYAELRFEHAFIATPPLLPARGWIEGVVFVDDDGNGRLDPGELGIVGAVLEMDGTRVATGADGRFLFPPLAPGAYSLAIGRLPAGFRAQVELPLQVEVALAGRTVVHIPCKRLGEIAGVVYDDQDKSGSRDGGEPGLGRVRVVLAQDGVDVGEALSDPTGAFSFPDLPGGEYWVRVDATSLPERYELTTPVAVVVGLGPGESEEVLFGAWQKPRPVVVVYRPPVADFTWEPTSPQAGQPITFDGGASLGEIVNYRWDFTADGTFDAEGVRVAWTFPEPGFYLVTLVVTDDKDLTGKTELLISVVP, from the coding sequence ATGGGAACGTGGCGGGTGTGCCTACGCATCGGGCTTGGGCTCGGCCTCGGAGCGTTCCTCGTCGGCATGGGGCTCGCAGCCGGGGCAGGGATCGCGTTGGAGCTCGTTTCCCCCCCCCGCACCGTCGCCCCGGGCGAGGTGGCGATCCACGTCTTTTCGGTCTCCAACCCAACCTCATCCACCGTGGTGGTCGAGCTAAGCGCGGATGCCCCTCTGGGTTGGGGCACGCTCGATCTTCCTCCCATCGTGTCCCTTGGGCCGGGAGATGAGGAGGCACTGTTCGTGACGGTCGTCGTGCCCCGCACCGCGGTGGCCGGCGCGCACATCGTGCGCCTGAAGGCAGCCTGGGACAGCGGCGAGGCGGTAGCCGAGGCGACGGTGCACGTCCTCGCCATGGCCGCGGTCGGGCTCATCCCCCCGCCCGCCGGCGAAGGGGAGCCGGGAGCGACCGTGGCTTACACCCTGACGGTCCTCAATCGGGGGAACGGGCTCGACCGCTTCCTCGTCGCCGCCTCCTCCGCCCACGGCTGGCCGGTGCGGATCGAGCCCCAGGAGCTCGCCCTGCGCCCCGGGGAGAAGGGGACCATCGAGCTCCTCCTCTCCCTCCCCAGTTCGGCCGAACCAGGGCGCGACCTCCTCACCGTGACCGTCCGCTCGACCGAGGGGGCGGAGGCCCGGGCCGCGTGGTTCACGACGATCCTCCCCCCGGGGCCGGAGGCAATCGTGGGCACCGTGTTCTCCGCGCTCGAGATGCGCCTGGGCGGGAGGCTCGGGTACGACCCCCTCTCCGGGCGCCGGCTGTCGCTCCTGACCCTGTCCGGGGGTGGGGAGGTCCTGGGCGGGGAACTGGGCCTTCACCTCCAGCTCACCGGGCCCTGGGGGCCGGATCCGTACAGCCTAGCAAGGTTTTCACTGCGCTACCTCCAGGATTGGGCCTGGGTCGAGGCGGGGGAGGTCGGCCTCGATCTTTCCTCCCTCCTTCTCTCGCTTGGGGGAAGCGGGATGTGCGCCGGCGTCGCCAGCGAGAGGGGGGAGGCGGCCCTCCTCACCGGCTGGCAGGGGGACGAGGGGAGATTCGGAATCCGCGGGGCATGGCGGGGGGGATGGGGGGAGCTCGGGGTGGCGGCGCGGGAAACGCGAGGGACGGACTCCCTCCACGCCGGCTCTCTCTGGATCACCGGGCACCTCGGGGAGGGCCTCACCCTGCGCGGGGAGGGGGGGATCGCAGTTTCGGGCCCGCATCGGGAGGCGGGGGTCCTCGTCGGCCTCACCGCGGGGACGGGGGCGACCCTCTCCTTCCAGGCCGATGCCTACGCAGTGGGGCCGCGGCTCCCCAGCCCGCGGGCGGACCGGGCGGGGATCAGCTTCGCGGGGCAACTCGCGGCGGACGCGGTGGCGCTGCGGTTCATGACGCGCTGGGAGAGGGACAATGTCCTCGGGGTCGCCCTCGTCCCGACCGTGGTCCGATCGGACCTCACCACCGCGGTGGATTGGTCCCCGTCGGGGTCGCGTCTGGCGCTGTTCGCGACGACCACCGTCCGCCGCAGCCAGGGATTCGGCCCTGGCCCCGCGCTCGACCGGCGGAACCGCATCCTCGACCTGGCACTGGCCGTCACCGACCCTTCGTTCGCGTTCCGGCTGAGCGGACGGTGGAGGTGGGAGGAGGACCTCGCGGCCATCTCCTGGCAGCGGACCGACGAGTATGCCCAACGGTTCACCCTCGCCCTCGGGCAGACCAAGGCGACCCTAAGCCTGACCGAGGTCGCCTCCATCGGTGACGGAGGCGCGACCCCGGTGGTGAGCCAGGCAAGCGTGGACGTCCTCACCCCGGCGGGGCTGGCCCTTGGCTTCCGCCACGCCTCCGATGGGGGAAGGGTGGGGATCGAGATCCCAGTTGCCCTCTCCCCCGCAAGCTCGATCACCCCCCGCCTTGAGGTGCGGTGGGATCCCGCCGGTGAGGCGAGCTCCCTCTACGCGGAACTCAGGTTCGAGCACGCCTTCATCGCGACCCCCCCCCTCCTCCCCGCCCGGGGGTGGATCGAAGGCGTGGTGTTCGTGGATGACGATGGGAACGGACGCCTTGACCCGGGCGAGCTCGGGATCGTCGGGGCGGTGCTCGAGATGGACGGGACCCGCGTCGCAACCGGGGCCGATGGGCGGTTCCTGTTCCCTCCCCTCGCTCCGGGAGCGTACAGCCTTGCCATCGGGCGCCTCCCCGCGGGGTTCCGGGCCCAGGTAGAGCTCCCTCTCCAGGTCGAGGTCGCGCTCGCTGGGCGGACGGTCGTCCACATCCCGTGCAAGCGGTTGGGGGAAATCGCGGGCGTGGTGTACGACGACCAGGACAAGAGCGGATCCCGCGACGGTGGGGAACCGGGGCTGGGGCGGGTGCGCGTGGTCCTCGCCCAGGACGGGGTGGACGTGGGGGAGGCCCTCTCGGATCCAACGGGGGCGTTCTCGTTCCCCGACCTCCCGGGGGGCGAGTACTGGGTAAGGGTGGACGCGACCTCCCTCCCCGAGCGGTACGAGCTCACCACGCCCGTCGCGGTGGTGGTGGGGTTGGGGCCGGGTGAGAGCGAGGAAGTGCTGTTCGGGGCCTGGCAGAAGCCGCGGCCGGTGGTGGTCGTGTACCGGCCCCCAGTGGCGGACTTCACGTGGGAGCCGACTTCCCCTCAAGCGGGGCAGCCGATCACGTTCGACGGCGGGGCCTCGCTCGGGGAGATCGTGAACTACCGCTGGGACTTCACCGCTGATGGGACCTTCGATGCCGAGGGCGTCCGCGTGGCGTGGACGTTCCCCGAACCCGGGTTCTACCTCGTAACCCTCGTCGTGACCGACGACAAGGACCTGACGGGCAAAACCGAGCTCCTCATCTCGGTGGTTCCCTGA
- a CDS encoding dockerin type I domain-containing protein: protein MRKLLWITILLASFSGAGLEVNLLEVDLSVAPGQAYTFSFTARNETEAPETFFVYAGDWDRDEMGENRFYPPGTLPRSLCSWLTVAPGSFTLGPGETREIGGTLHVPTNAAPGTHWGIVFVHGEPRPVEHQGTTVMVAKRIGIKVYATVGSAPAEGEVRRMEFRGLNPLWLGVEFTNAGPTNLREVRVEVQIYDAVGERVAEVKPAPVPCLPGASRWVIVETDLRPTPGTYLVVARVDLGGEEILAAQAYLRVRPLSLVPLSGGTVPGDLDRDGLYEDANGDGTFDEEDVALFRTHVTSAPVQGNARAFDFTNDGRVDEADVEALMALLAAAPVP, encoded by the coding sequence ATGAGAAAGCTCCTCTGGATCACGATCCTTCTCGCCAGCTTCTCGGGGGCAGGCCTCGAGGTGAACCTCCTCGAAGTGGACCTCTCGGTAGCTCCAGGGCAGGCGTACACGTTCTCGTTCACCGCCCGCAATGAGACGGAAGCCCCGGAGACCTTCTTCGTCTACGCCGGCGACTGGGACCGCGATGAGATGGGCGAGAACAGGTTCTACCCTCCCGGGACGCTCCCCCGCTCGCTCTGCTCCTGGCTCACCGTAGCCCCTGGCTCCTTCACGTTGGGCCCCGGGGAGACCCGCGAGATCGGGGGAACGCTGCACGTGCCCACCAATGCCGCGCCGGGGACCCACTGGGGGATCGTGTTCGTCCACGGCGAGCCGCGGCCGGTGGAGCACCAGGGGACGACGGTGATGGTCGCAAAGCGGATCGGGATCAAGGTCTACGCCACGGTGGGGTCAGCCCCGGCCGAAGGAGAGGTGCGGAGGATGGAGTTCCGCGGCCTGAATCCCCTCTGGCTCGGGGTGGAGTTCACCAACGCCGGGCCCACCAACCTCCGCGAGGTCCGGGTGGAGGTTCAGATCTACGACGCCGTGGGGGAGCGCGTGGCCGAGGTCAAACCAGCTCCCGTTCCCTGCCTCCCCGGGGCAAGCCGATGGGTGATCGTGGAGACGGACCTGCGCCCCACCCCCGGGACGTACCTCGTAGTGGCGCGGGTGGACCTGGGAGGGGAAGAGATCCTCGCCGCCCAGGCCTACCTACGGGTGCGACCCCTGTCCCTCGTCCCCCTCTCCGGGGGCACCGTGCCGGGCGACCTCGATCGCGATGGCCTGTACGAGGACGCAAACGGGGATGGCACGTTCGATGAAGAGGACGTGGCCTTGTTCCGGACCCATGTCACGAGCGCGCCCGTGCAGGGCAATGCCCGGGCGTTCGACTTCACCAACGACGGCCGCGTGGACGAGGCGGACGTGGAGGCCCTGATGGCGCTCCTCGCTGCCGCACCCGTGCCGTAG
- the fabG gene encoding 3-oxoacyl-[acyl-carrier-protein] reductase, with amino-acid sequence MRLKERVAIITGAARGIGRETALLFAREGAKVVVADVDSRGEEVATEIRQGNREALFMRTDITDREACRMMVESTIARFGVVDVLVNNAGIVRDGQLTKLSEADFDRVIHVNLKGTFNVTQAVAPYMIEKGCGRIINVASVVGLYGNFGQTNYAASKAGVIAMTRVWARELGRKGINVNAVAPGFISTEMTEGVPEKVLGMMRDKTPLGRLGTPREVANVFLFLASDEAAYVHGAVICVDGGLIT; translated from the coding sequence ATGCGGCTGAAGGAAAGGGTGGCGATCATCACTGGCGCAGCACGGGGCATCGGCCGTGAGACAGCATTGCTATTCGCCCGGGAGGGGGCGAAGGTCGTTGTGGCCGATGTGGACAGCCGTGGTGAGGAAGTGGCTACCGAAATCAGGCAGGGGAACCGTGAGGCGCTGTTCATGCGAACGGACATCACCGATCGCGAGGCATGCCGAATGATGGTCGAGTCCACCATAGCGAGGTTTGGAGTGGTGGATGTCCTCGTCAATAACGCTGGGATTGTCCGCGACGGCCAGCTGACCAAACTTTCCGAGGCCGACTTCGATCGGGTGATCCACGTCAACCTCAAGGGAACGTTCAACGTAACGCAAGCTGTGGCCCCATACATGATCGAGAAGGGCTGTGGGCGCATCATCAACGTGGCGTCAGTTGTAGGGTTGTACGGGAACTTCGGTCAGACCAACTACGCGGCGAGCAAGGCCGGCGTGATAGCGATGACGAGGGTGTGGGCACGGGAACTCGGCAGGAAGGGGATCAACGTCAACGCGGTCGCCCCTGGGTTCATCAGCACCGAGATGACCGAAGGGGTTCCGGAGAAGGTGCTCGGCATGATGCGTGACAAGACCCCCCTCGGCCGGTTGGGAACGCCGCGCGAGGTCGCAAACGTCTTCCTGTTCCTCGCCTCCGATGAGGCCGCGTACGTCCATGGAGCGGTGATCTGCGTTGACGGAGGACTGATCACATGA
- a CDS encoding 3-oxoacyl-ACP synthase III family protein, which yields MYLPQERVTNADLSAIMDYDVESYLAEKGIGVRYRAAPNEATSDMGVRAAREALLRAGLVPEDVDLIILATDTPDFISPPTSAVIQHKLGATNAGAFDINAACTDETIALALGAHYIALEPGIDHVLVIGAYGMTKWLDWRPYGESVSKVLAMLFSDGAGAVVLSPSEEAGYLSSKMLTEGSYWDTYGIYLGTGQPPTPTMIETRRHCLRFHENGHRVPADFNSSRWPRLLRETLRVANCTPDDLNLVLMNQVDLSTVRITLEGLGLPMDRTHWVADRFGYAGSASVFMALYDAVEQGKLSAGDLVAFCTSGAGFVLSTALFRWR from the coding sequence ATGTATCTCCCACAGGAGCGAGTTACCAACGCTGACCTCAGCGCGATCATGGATTACGACGTCGAGTCATACCTGGCGGAGAAGGGGATCGGCGTGCGGTACCGGGCAGCCCCCAACGAGGCAACATCCGACATGGGGGTGCGTGCAGCACGGGAGGCGTTGCTCCGAGCTGGCCTCGTTCCGGAGGACGTCGATTTGATCATCCTCGCTACCGATACACCAGACTTCATCAGTCCTCCCACATCGGCTGTGATTCAGCATAAGTTGGGCGCGACGAACGCTGGCGCCTTCGATATCAACGCCGCTTGCACCGATGAGACGATCGCGTTGGCGCTTGGAGCGCACTATATCGCTCTAGAACCGGGGATTGACCATGTCCTGGTTATCGGCGCCTATGGGATGACTAAATGGCTTGACTGGCGCCCATACGGCGAATCGGTGTCCAAGGTTCTGGCGATGCTCTTCAGCGACGGAGCGGGAGCGGTCGTCCTCTCCCCATCGGAAGAGGCGGGATACTTATCCTCCAAGATGCTCACGGAGGGCAGTTACTGGGACACCTACGGGATCTACCTCGGTACGGGTCAGCCGCCGACACCGACCATGATCGAGACACGTCGGCACTGTTTGCGGTTTCACGAGAACGGGCACCGTGTGCCGGCAGACTTCAACAGTAGTCGTTGGCCACGCCTATTGCGAGAGACGCTCCGGGTCGCCAACTGCACGCCCGACGACTTGAACCTCGTGCTGATGAACCAGGTGGACCTGAGCACCGTCCGCATCACACTAGAGGGACTCGGGTTACCGATGGATCGCACCCACTGGGTGGCTGATCGGTTCGGGTACGCCGGTTCAGCGTCGGTGTTCATGGCACTGTACGACGCTGTCGAGCAAGGGAAGCTTTCCGCAGGCGATCTCGTAGCCTTTTGCACCTCCGGCGCGGGATTCGTCTTGTCGACGGCGTTGTTTCGATGGCGCTGA
- a CDS encoding thiolase domain-containing protein, translating to MATRRTAGKRARVGIVGVGLTRFGVRSDASLRELAFEAAKACLEDATVRLADVESMIVAVASDELSFSLQPSAQVVDYLGFYPRPSFRAEGACASGSMAIRAGWMNVASGLADLVLVVGVEKMTEVPTPTVTEVLGRAGDTVWEYPFGMTFPGYYAMLARAHMAKYGTTEEQLAAVAVKNHHYGALNPYAHMQKEITLDTALSSRVVADPLKLYDCCLISDGAAAVLLATETTAKRLRVDPIWLTGLGLGTGTLNIAHRADLTTLEASTEAAGQAYEMAHVTPRDIDVAVVHDCFTIAEIVAYEDLGFCPRGEGGQLIEERRTYIEGEIPVNVDGGLKSKGHPIGATGVAMAVEIVKQLRGEAGAGRQVPGAEIGLSHNVGGSGQHSVVHIFSRS from the coding sequence GTGGCAACGAGGCGGACTGCGGGCAAGAGGGCGAGGGTTGGGATCGTTGGCGTTGGACTGACCCGGTTCGGCGTTCGTTCTGATGCGTCCCTGCGAGAACTAGCCTTCGAAGCCGCAAAGGCGTGCCTTGAGGACGCAACCGTGCGGCTGGCTGACGTCGAATCCATGATCGTCGCAGTTGCGTCGGACGAACTCAGCTTCTCTCTTCAACCTTCGGCCCAGGTCGTGGACTACTTGGGGTTCTATCCCAGACCAAGCTTCCGGGCCGAGGGTGCCTGCGCGTCGGGAAGCATGGCGATTCGCGCGGGATGGATGAACGTCGCGTCTGGGCTAGCTGATCTCGTATTGGTGGTGGGGGTAGAAAAGATGACGGAGGTTCCCACCCCGACGGTTACAGAAGTACTCGGCCGTGCTGGCGATACAGTATGGGAGTACCCCTTCGGCATGACCTTCCCCGGGTACTACGCGATGCTCGCCCGTGCGCACATGGCAAAGTACGGAACGACAGAAGAACAGCTGGCAGCCGTCGCGGTGAAGAACCATCACTATGGCGCGCTGAACCCATACGCCCACATGCAGAAGGAAATCACACTTGACACAGCGTTGAGTTCGCGCGTGGTGGCTGATCCGCTCAAGTTGTACGACTGTTGTTTGATCTCCGATGGAGCCGCAGCGGTCCTGCTTGCCACGGAGACAACGGCCAAGCGCCTTCGCGTCGACCCGATTTGGCTAACAGGGTTGGGCCTCGGCACCGGCACCCTCAACATCGCTCACCGTGCGGACCTGACCACACTGGAAGCGAGCACTGAAGCCGCCGGTCAAGCCTACGAGATGGCGCATGTCACACCTAGGGACATTGATGTGGCAGTTGTTCATGACTGCTTCACAATCGCGGAGATCGTAGCCTACGAGGACTTGGGATTCTGTCCACGTGGCGAAGGAGGGCAGCTGATCGAGGAGCGACGGACGTATATTGAGGGTGAAATCCCAGTTAACGTGGATGGGGGGTTGAAGTCAAAGGGGCATCCGATCGGAGCTACTGGGGTGGCTATGGCTGTGGAGATTGTCAAGCAGTTGCGAGGAGAGGCTGGTGCCGGACGGCAAGTCCCTGGGGCAGAGATCGGGCTGTCTCACAACGTCGGTGGGAGCGGGCAACACTCGGTTGTCCACATCTTCAGCCGGTCGTGA
- a CDS encoding TRAP transporter TatT component family protein: MRAAWNGGLWRAGAVALVAALGVVGSGTSPQEKLAAAEALYNRWDGAFEFTAYEARLRGAISLWEEVLAATDLTVDEREAVLVRLSRAYFELAEAYLPDGERRAAYATGEAAGLAALRLDPEFARVEGIHGFRAALGAAAEVGAIFWYGNNLGRSLNYDYGRALFGGTRDVLAAFTRAVELDEAYWGGGPHRALANFLAQTPGFLGGDQAQAGLHFARAVELDPAFVQNYVDWAEFYAKPRREWDTFCRLLHVALAVGDDPAQRERWPLYNHLALTRATALRAEPPERCP; encoded by the coding sequence ATGCGCGCCGCGTGGAATGGGGGCCTCTGGCGAGCGGGGGCGGTGGCCCTCGTGGCCGCCCTGGGCGTCGTGGGGAGCGGAACCTCCCCGCAGGAGAAACTCGCCGCCGCTGAGGCGCTCTACAACCGGTGGGATGGGGCGTTTGAGTTCACGGCGTACGAGGCCCGCCTCCGGGGGGCGATTTCGCTGTGGGAGGAGGTGTTGGCGGCCACGGACCTGACGGTGGACGAGCGGGAGGCGGTGCTCGTCCGCCTGTCCCGGGCCTACTTCGAGCTCGCCGAGGCGTACCTCCCGGACGGGGAGCGCCGCGCGGCGTACGCGACGGGCGAGGCGGCGGGCCTTGCCGCGCTGCGCCTCGATCCGGAGTTCGCCCGCGTGGAGGGCATCCACGGGTTCCGCGCCGCCCTGGGGGCGGCCGCGGAGGTTGGGGCGATCTTCTGGTACGGGAACAACCTCGGCCGGAGCTTGAATTACGACTACGGCCGGGCGTTGTTCGGGGGAACGCGGGACGTGCTCGCCGCGTTCACGCGGGCGGTGGAGCTTGACGAGGCATACTGGGGCGGGGGGCCCCACCGCGCGCTCGCGAACTTCCTCGCCCAAACCCCGGGGTTCCTCGGTGGCGATCAGGCCCAGGCGGGCCTCCACTTCGCCCGCGCTGTCGAGCTCGATCCGGCCTTCGTCCAGAACTACGTGGATTGGGCCGAGTTCTATGCCAAGCCGCGCCGCGAGTGGGACACGTTCTGCCGGCTCCTCCACGTAGCCCTCGCCGTCGGGGACGACCCCGCCCAGCGGGAGCGGTGGCCCCTCTACAACCACCTCGCCCTCACCCGAGCCACGGCCCTCCGCGCGGAGCCCCCGGAACGCTGTCCCTGA